In one Leptospira mtsangambouensis genomic region, the following are encoded:
- a CDS encoding TIGR01777 family oxidoreductase has protein sequence MKIGILGGTGLIGTSFIETAVGLGHRFRVFSRKPSLPPELSSYQELEFVSCILPQTADLEGLDAIINLVGEPIAGVRWTEERKRLIRTSRVDFTRGLVARIMDLKSPPKVFVNSSAIGYYGMSEDNHPPYTENSPPGEDFLAKLCVEWENQIHPLSTRGIRSLVLRTGIVLSPKGGALEKMIPPFLLGVGGSIASGKQGMSWIHILDFISAMLHLMQLDSASGAYNLVSPCPVSNDEFSITLANTLHRPNFFKVPAFAIQALYGEGSVVVTKGQYVEPARLLSSGYEFQFQNLEKALSNLLEKQ, from the coding sequence ATGAAAATCGGAATTTTAGGTGGTACTGGTCTCATTGGTACCTCATTCATTGAAACAGCTGTAGGTTTGGGACACAGGTTTCGTGTGTTTTCTAGAAAACCATCTTTACCACCTGAACTTTCTTCTTATCAAGAATTGGAATTTGTTTCATGTATCCTTCCACAAACTGCTGACTTGGAAGGACTCGATGCCATCATCAATTTGGTCGGTGAGCCAATAGCGGGCGTTAGATGGACGGAAGAACGGAAACGACTGATTCGTACTTCTCGTGTTGATTTTACTCGTGGACTTGTGGCTCGGATTATGGATCTAAAATCTCCACCCAAAGTTTTTGTGAACTCAAGTGCGATTGGTTATTATGGAATGTCAGAAGACAACCATCCTCCTTATACAGAGAATTCTCCTCCCGGTGAGGATTTTTTAGCAAAACTTTGTGTGGAGTGGGAAAACCAAATCCATCCCCTTTCCACAAGAGGAATTCGTTCCTTGGTTTTGCGAACTGGAATCGTTCTATCTCCTAAAGGAGGAGCTTTGGAGAAAATGATCCCTCCATTTTTACTGGGTGTGGGTGGTTCCATTGCTTCAGGGAAACAAGGGATGAGTTGGATTCATATATTGGATTTTATTTCTGCCATGTTGCACTTAATGCAGTTGGATTCGGCTTCCGGTGCTTATAATTTAGTTTCACCTTGTCCCGTAAGTAACGATGAATTTTCGATCACTTTGGCCAATACCTTACATCGCCCAAACTTTTTTAAAGTTCCAGCCTTCGCCATACAGGCGCTTTATGGAGAAGGTTCCGTTGTGGTGACCAAGGGACAGTATGTGGAACCTGCGCGTCTCCTTTCGAGCGGTTATGAGTTTCAGTTTCAAAATTTAGAAAAGGCACTCTCAAATCTTTTAGAAAAACAGTGA
- a CDS encoding c-type cytochrome codes for MNSKKVLVSLFALSFAFVMVACGDSKPKEETPAAVESSASADPDLAKGEELYLQNCSSCHGEKGAGDGAAAAALNPKPRNYKSPASEWKNGNTAAGVTKTLKEGIKGSPMVAYGHLGDDNIRILAKYVEHLSKN; via the coding sequence ATGAACTCAAAAAAAGTCTTAGTCTCTCTCTTCGCACTCTCCTTCGCTTTCGTGATGGTGGCTTGTGGCGATTCCAAACCAAAAGAAGAAACACCTGCAGCTGTTGAATCTAGCGCAAGTGCAGATCCTGATCTTGCAAAAGGGGAAGAACTTTACCTTCAAAACTGCTCTTCTTGCCATGGCGAGAAAGGTGCTGGTGATGGTGCAGCTGCTGCAGCTCTAAACCCAAAACCAAGAAACTACAAATCCCCAGCTTCTGAATGGAAAAACGGAAATACTGCAGCTGGTGTGACTAAAACTTTGAAAGAAGGAATCAAAGGATCTCCAATGGTTGCTTACGGACATTTAGGCGACGATAACATCCGCATCCTTGCAAAATACGTAGAACACCTTTCTAAAAATTAA
- a CDS encoding STAS domain-containing protein, whose protein sequence is MMEEFKIRLGFENGGNLPVIHISGEITSEAEEEIVESYESIPGDKRSRVILNFSETSYINSAGIATLISLITKSSENQGKIEFAGLNTHFRKVMDIVGLTDFVLIHDSLNSALTQV, encoded by the coding sequence ATGATGGAAGAGTTTAAAATTCGGTTGGGATTTGAAAACGGGGGTAATTTACCCGTAATTCATATATCTGGTGAAATCACATCCGAAGCCGAAGAAGAGATTGTTGAATCCTACGAATCCATTCCGGGAGACAAACGCAGTCGCGTCATTTTGAACTTTTCGGAGACTTCTTACATCAATTCAGCGGGGATCGCAACCCTCATCAGTCTGATCACCAAATCTTCTGAAAACCAGGGAAAAATCGAGTTTGCCGGTCTCAATACACACTTTCGAAAAGTGATGGATATTGTTGGTCTCACTGATTTTGTCCTCATCCACGATTCTCTTAATTCTGCACTCACCCAAGTCTAA
- a CDS encoding citrate/2-methylcitrate synthase: MSEVEFHVKGKTYKLPVIVGTDGKEGIDLTDFYRKTGLVTVDPGLFNTALGLSKVSRRDPEKGELTYRGYDLKELAYQSTFVETSFLLIYGNLPTKQELGDFSGRLSKHSMIHEDMLNLFDGFPGVANPLAVLSVMVTSLSSYYLEEYEEKLDMGVDLIARLLAKIRTIAAFTYKHAVGHPFVYPLDKNPYCTNFLYMMHKMPADNYTVPEEFDRILNQMWILHADHEQNVSNTAVQVVGSTQANLFASISAGIMAQWGAREGGRPTAAIGLIEDIVKTKTPVKDYFERFKRGGLNIQTNGFGQKAYDVVSPRAKVAREIIHEFYKGRKLSAVEDIALQIDEVVWNDSYFMENLLYPNLEYYSGLVFHTLGIPKNMFSVMQVIGRLPGWLAHWREQRVKGDFSKVRPKQIYVGENQRKYIPVQNRL, translated from the coding sequence ATGAGTGAAGTGGAGTTCCACGTCAAAGGCAAAACATATAAATTACCGGTCATTGTTGGTACCGATGGAAAAGAGGGAATCGACCTAACCGATTTTTATAGAAAAACGGGCCTGGTCACTGTAGATCCTGGTTTATTCAACACTGCTCTTGGTTTGTCTAAAGTATCAAGACGTGATCCCGAAAAAGGGGAACTAACCTACAGAGGTTATGATTTAAAAGAACTTGCTTATCAATCCACATTTGTGGAAACTTCGTTTTTATTAATTTACGGAAACCTTCCCACCAAACAAGAGTTAGGCGATTTTTCTGGTCGGCTTTCAAAACACTCAATGATCCATGAAGATATGTTAAATCTTTTCGATGGATTCCCTGGTGTTGCCAATCCATTGGCGGTCTTGTCTGTTATGGTTACTTCACTTTCTAGTTATTATTTAGAAGAATATGAAGAAAAGTTAGATATGGGAGTGGATTTAATTGCAAGGTTACTGGCAAAAATCCGCACCATTGCTGCTTTTACTTATAAACATGCAGTGGGCCATCCTTTTGTATATCCTTTGGATAAAAATCCATATTGCACAAACTTTCTTTACATGATGCATAAAATGCCAGCGGACAATTATACAGTTCCAGAAGAGTTTGATCGCATTTTAAACCAGATGTGGATTTTACATGCGGACCATGAACAAAATGTATCCAACACCGCAGTCCAAGTTGTTGGATCCACACAAGCAAATTTATTTGCCTCTATTTCTGCAGGGATTATGGCACAATGGGGAGCAAGAGAAGGTGGACGTCCAACGGCAGCCATTGGTCTGATTGAAGACATTGTTAAAACCAAAACACCTGTTAAAGATTATTTTGAAAGATTCAAACGTGGTGGCCTAAACATCCAAACCAATGGATTTGGACAAAAGGCATACGATGTGGTAAGTCCACGTGCCAAAGTGGCTCGGGAAATCATTCACGAATTCTATAAAGGCAGAAAATTGTCTGCTGTGGAAGACATTGCCCTACAAATAGACGAAGTGGTATGGAACGATTCCTATTTTATGGAAAATCTTCTTTACCCAAATTTAGAATACTACTCTGGACTCGTATTTCACACATTGGGAATCCCTAAGAATATGTTCTCTGTGATGCAAGTCATAGGTCGACTTCCTGGTTGGCTTGCACATTGGAGAGAACAAAGAGTGAAGGGAGACTTCTCAAAAGTTCGTCCAAAACAGATATATGTGGGCGAAAACCAAAGAAAATACATCCCTGTTCAGAACCGCCTATAG
- a CDS encoding SpoIIE family protein phosphatase encodes MATEVPPTADRGVLLAESYLSGQKTTLELKGDWEYYPGLLISPNDFETLNTSREPHFFYVPGIWSDSFLNRGFLAGDGYATFSLKVKHGLQGVPLSLKVPEMETAYNLFVDGVKMSSNGVVATSYQTGKPEYRPRIVDFFPKENQTSIVLQISNYHHRKGGPAQAIILGRTSDIHNKYEFAILRDMLLVGSILFMGIYHLFLYWNRKKDPFTYWFALTCILVALRVFITGNKYIIQLYPDLSWEVHLKLSYLSFFLITPIFVRYVYLLFKPYFSRRVYEFLKYLGFAFCFIVLVTRSSFYTYLMVPFQVFTLLGAGYTFVVIARTIRDSLPGSKIFFLSFAIFIGSFVNDILVNNLIIYGPLTIHFGIFTMFFVQSVYIARNFSKGFVEAENLAVELSDKNQTLQRVQNQLTELNERLETRVKDKTEELQGKLDQIGKDMRLAKSIIQSVTKLPDVSPYLKVDILYKPIAEVGGDIFFVKRIQDFYYRFFLGDATGHGLQAALYSMMIQSEFERVSAVAMRPNDLLFYMNQHFYDKNADLQIYFPAMSMDFDFHQGILRYAGGGVQNQIHMKKNGNVTMLENTGPIIGILEHYRYGIFESKVESGDRIFLFTDGLFEELNESDGLQALNDLLEVIQSTSSLPFSEVVPSIQTMLFQRMNKSQWKDDATLILIEIT; translated from the coding sequence ATGGCGACAGAAGTGCCTCCCACTGCCGATAGAGGTGTTCTATTGGCGGAGTCGTATCTGAGTGGGCAGAAAACAACCTTAGAACTCAAAGGGGATTGGGAATATTATCCAGGCTTACTTATCTCCCCCAATGATTTCGAAACCTTAAATACAAGTAGAGAGCCACATTTTTTTTACGTTCCAGGGATTTGGTCTGATTCTTTTTTGAACCGCGGATTTCTTGCTGGGGATGGGTATGCCACGTTTAGCCTCAAGGTTAAACATGGTCTTCAAGGAGTCCCTCTTTCATTAAAAGTTCCCGAGATGGAGACCGCCTATAACCTGTTTGTTGATGGTGTAAAGATGTCTTCGAATGGGGTTGTGGCTACTTCATACCAAACAGGGAAACCGGAGTATCGTCCACGAATTGTTGATTTTTTCCCAAAAGAAAATCAAACTTCTATAGTTTTACAAATTTCGAATTATCATCACAGGAAAGGTGGCCCAGCCCAAGCGATCATATTAGGTAGGACATCCGATATCCATAACAAATACGAATTTGCGATTTTACGAGATATGCTCCTTGTTGGAAGTATTTTGTTTATGGGGATCTATCATTTATTTTTATATTGGAACAGGAAAAAAGATCCGTTTACTTATTGGTTTGCTCTCACTTGTATCTTAGTCGCCTTACGGGTGTTTATTACAGGAAACAAGTATATCATTCAGTTATATCCTGACTTATCTTGGGAAGTCCATTTGAAGCTTAGTTACCTGAGTTTCTTTTTAATCACACCTATTTTTGTACGATATGTTTATTTGCTCTTTAAACCATATTTTTCTAGAAGAGTGTATGAATTTCTAAAGTATTTGGGTTTTGCTTTTTGTTTTATCGTTTTAGTAACTAGATCTTCTTTTTATACATATTTGATGGTCCCGTTTCAAGTATTTACATTGTTAGGTGCTGGTTATACCTTTGTTGTCATCGCCAGGACAATTCGTGATTCCTTACCTGGTTCGAAGATCTTTTTTCTGAGTTTTGCAATTTTTATTGGAAGTTTTGTTAACGATATATTGGTAAATAATCTAATCATATATGGACCGCTAACCATCCATTTTGGAATTTTTACAATGTTCTTTGTGCAGTCAGTTTATATTGCTAGAAATTTTTCAAAAGGATTTGTTGAAGCTGAAAATCTAGCGGTAGAACTTTCTGATAAAAACCAAACCTTGCAACGGGTTCAAAACCAACTCACTGAGCTGAATGAAAGATTAGAGACTCGAGTTAAAGATAAAACCGAGGAACTCCAAGGGAAGTTAGATCAGATTGGAAAAGATATGAGGCTTGCTAAGTCCATCATTCAAAGTGTAACCAAACTTCCTGATGTCTCCCCTTATCTAAAAGTAGATATTTTGTATAAACCGATCGCTGAAGTCGGAGGAGATATTTTCTTTGTAAAACGAATTCAAGACTTTTACTACAGGTTCTTTTTGGGTGATGCCACGGGTCATGGTTTGCAAGCCGCTCTTTATTCGATGATGATCCAATCTGAATTTGAACGGGTATCCGCTGTGGCAATGCGCCCCAATGATTTGTTGTTCTATATGAACCAACACTTCTATGATAAAAATGCTGACTTACAAATTTATTTCCCAGCTATGTCGATGGACTTTGATTTCCATCAGGGGATCCTTCGTTATGCGGGAGGAGGTGTTCAAAACCAAATTCATATGAAAAAAAATGGTAACGTGACTATGTTGGAAAACACGGGGCCTATCATTGGAATTTTAGAACATTATCGGTATGGAATATTCGAATCAAAGGTGGAGTCGGGAGACCGTATCTTTTTATTTACAGATGGATTGTTT